In Lachnospiraceae bacterium, the DNA window TCTTCTGGTGAGAACATCGCCCTTCAGAACTTTGCTGACCGTTTTATCGCAACAGGTATTCCTGGACCTCAGTTACACCGACTGGTTGCAATGTCTTCCATCGGTCTGGATACACTGCCACACAGTGCAGGTATCATCACTATGTTGTCTACAACCAAGCTGACCCACAGACAGGCTTACATAAACAACTTTATCCTGTCTCTGGTACTGCCGATCATTATGGCATGCTTCGCAGCTGTTATGATCTCTGCAGGTTTCTATCTGTAAGCGCAGGTTAAGGATACATAAAAACGTAAAATGAAATCCCCACAACATGCCGTACATTCCGCATGCGGCATGTATATAAAAACTCCCGGCAAACGTATGGAAAAGCGTTTGCCGGGAGTTTTATTTATTTGCCGGTAAATACAGGTTTTCTTTTTTCTAAAAATGCGTTTACCGCTTCTGCGTGGTCTGCAGAATGAGTCAGGCGGTCTACATAATCAGCTTCCAGATTCATGCACTGGTGGAGATCCGGGTACATGATCCGGTTGATGCCGCCTTTGATCTCCGCATAGGAAAGAGTAGGTCCGTTTGCCAGGGCAGTGATCTGTTTTTTTACATTTTCTTCCAGTTCTTCAGCTGGTACAGCACGGGTGATGATGCCCATATCAGCTGCTTCTTTTCCTGTAAAACGTCTTCCTGTCATAAAAAGATCGGCAGCTCTTGCCGGACCAACGCGTCTGGTCAAAAGGACGGAGCTTCCCATATCCGGTGCCAGTCCGATAGAAGAAAAGGCAAAGGACATTTTTGTATTTTCCTCTGCAATGGCAAAGTCGCAGGCCATGGCAAGGCTCATTCCGCCGCCTGCGCAGGCACCTTCGATCCAGGCAACTACCGGCTTTTCAATCTGACGGATGTAAAGGACCAGGTGGTTGAAATTAGCCATATTGGTCTTAGTCTGGGTAGGTGCAGGGATACCAGCTGCATAGCAGTCTACACGTTTTTTCATGGAAGTAATGTCACCGCCTGCACAGAATTTTCCGCCTTCACCCCGCAGAACGATCACGCGGATACTGGGGTCAAAGCGGAACTGTTCCAGAACTTCAGAAAGCTCAGCTGCCATTGGCTGGCTTAAGGCATTTAACTTTTTAGGATCATTAAGGATAATATAACCTGCACCGTTTTCAGTGTAAGTTTTAACATATTGGTACATAAAAAAACCTCCTGTTATATTTTTCACTAAAGCAGATCAGGGAATATCTGCTTAAAAATACTTCTGCTTTTAGTATAATGCAAAAGCGTGGGGATTGCACCGCAGAAACTATGGATAATCCTACGAAAATAACAGGCGCTAAGGGGGAGCTTCTTCGTTCATTTCTACATAGATTAAGACGGGGTAATATGTTAAAGTATTATCATACAGTCAGTGTAGTTTTTGATACGGGAGAACAGTATGATGTCCTCTCGGAGTCTTTCCTGCACTTGCTTTTGTGGCCGATTTTCCGCCAGCCGCACCCGAATTCCATCAACGTACGCACCGCGTACGCCTCAGAAATTCGGGCACAACTGACAAAAAATCTTCTCACAAAATCAAGCACAGAAAGATTCCGGGAGAACATTATGTAAAACAGGAGGTTACATTATGATAAAAACAAAATTTACAGAAATGTTTGGAATTGAGAAACCAATCGTCCAGGGCGGTATGCAGCATTTAGGTATTGCTGAATTTGCTTCTTTAGTCTGCAATGCAGGCGGTATGGGAACTATTAATATTACCTGCTATCCGGGAATTGATGAATTCCATGAAGATGTGATCAAAATGAAGGAATTTACTAATAATAAGCCTTTCATTGTAAATATTTCCCTGGTTCCGGACCTGACAAAGGGCGAAGAGATCTTTAAATATATTGATGTATGTGCAAAAGAAGGTGTTGCAGCCATCGAGTTTGCAGGTGCTTCTCCAGTAGAATTTATGCCGGCATGTAAAGAGGCAGGCATCAAGATCATCCACAAGAGCCCAAATGCAAAAGTAGCAGCCAGCATGGCAAGAAAGGGCGCAGATGTGATCACCATTGCAGGCTATGAAGTAGCAGGACATCCAAGTATGGATGGGATCGGTACATTTGTGATTGCTAACAAGGCAGCTAAGGTTTGTGCAGAATACGGTGTTCCGGTACTGGCAGCAGGTGGTGTGGCAGATGGAAAAGGTCTGGCAGCAGCACTGGCATTAGGTGCACAAGGCGTTGTTATGGGAACACGTTTTGTAGCAACTGCTGAGTGCCCGATTTCTGATAACCACAAGGAATGGCTGTTAGAGCATACAGAAAAAGATACAGTTATTGTCCAGAAATCCATTCATAATGCAGCCCGTGTTGCAAATAATATGGCAGCAAAGCTGACTCTGGAAATGGAAAAGAGAGGAACCACCCTGGAAGAACTGATGACTGTTATTGCAGGAAGACTGAGCAAGAAATGCTATAAAAACGGCGATATAGACGGCGGCATCTATGCATTAGGACCGGCAATGGGCCTGATCAACGATATTAAGCCAGTACAGCAGCTGATGGATGACATGGTAGCAGAAGCAGAAGAAGTGATCGGCGGATTAAAGGCTTCTATTTATTAATAAAAAGGTATAGAAGCAATAAAAGTAATAGAAGTAAAAGCAGAAGAATAAGAGCAGGATCAGAAGGGACTTAAGATGATGGCAGACGAGGCAAATTACAGACCTTTGGAAGGGGTTAAAGTATTGGAGCTTTCCACAATGGTGGCAGCAGGCTCCTGTGGAAGAATGTTAGCAGACTGGGGTGCTACAGTTATTAAAGTAGAAGCTGAAAGCGGAGATATGTTCCGTAATTTCCCAAAAACATTTCTTGTACCATGCACTATGGATGAGAACCCTTTATTTGATAACCTGAATGCCGGAAAAAGGGGCATTGTATTAAATTTAAAGACACCGGAGGGCATGGAAGCAATGCATCGCCTTTTAGCTGAGGCAGATGTATTCCTGACCAATACCCGTGTAAAAGCATTAAAGAAACTGGGACTGGATTATGATTCCTTAAAGGATAAATATCCAAGGCTGATCGAGGCCAATATTTTCGGCTTTGGTGAAAAGGGACCAAAGAAGGACAATCCCGGATTTGATACGGTTGCATTCTGGGCAAGCAGTGGTTTTAATGCAGATATGATGGTAGAGGGACCTGGAAGTTATCCTGTATATAGTTCTGCAGGCCCTGGTGATATTGTCACAGCAATGGGATTATGCTATGCCATTACAGCTGCTCTTTATAAGCGCACCCAGACAGGAAAAGGCGACCGGGTAAGCTCATCTCTTTACGGAACTGCACTGTGGTGCTTCCATATTATGTCAGTTGCAACAGAAGAACGTTATGGATATCAGTATCCAAAGACCAGAGAGGTAAGCGCACCTACAGGCGCTCCTTTCAGGACAAAGGATAACCAGTGGGTCATGACTACTATTTTAAAGATCGAAGAGCAATGGCCGGTGCTGTGTAATGTATTAGGTGTTCCAGAATTGGGAACAGACCCAAGATACAACACAGCCCTGCGTCAGAGAGACCCGGAAGTGCGTAAATATCTTATGAAGCGCTTTGAAGAGATCTATGCAACTAAGACCGCAGACGAGTGGTGCAAGCTTCTGACAGAAGCAGACATTGTAAATGACAAACTGGCCCATTATAAGGATATGGAGCACAGCCAGCAGGCATGGGAAAATGAGTATATCCACGAAGTAACCTGCCCAAACGGCGGAAAATCCATTCTGGTACGCCCGGCTATGAGAAGTGACCGTATGGGTATACCAACCTGGAAGCGTGGGCCTATGTTAGGCGAACATACAGAAGAAGTTTTAAAAGAAATCGGCTATACAGATGAACAGATCAAAGCTATGGAAGAAAAGAAGGCGGCTGTTCAGATCGATACCACCCAGTTTCAACATCTGGATGAGGAAATGTAAAGAAGGGGATAAATGATGGAAGGGCAGTTTCGTTCCTTAATAGATATATTTAAAACAGGAAAAGAGCAGTATCCGGATAAAACCGCTATTATCATGGGGGAAGATACAAGGACATATGGAGACATCTTTGATAATGCAAAAAAAATTGCAGGTTTTGTGCTGAAAAAAGGGATAAAACCTCAGGATAAGGTGGCTGTCATCTCACAGAACCATGTAGATTATATTGAGACCGTTTTAGGTATCCTTATGACAGGCGCAGTGCCTGTAAATATCAACTGGCGTCTGGCTGCTCCGGAACTGCACCATCTTTTGCAGTTTAATGAAGTAAAATTAACCTTTTTCCGTTCCAAAGATGAAACTATCCGCGCAGAGATGGGTGAGCTGACAAAGGAGCTGTGCCAGTGTATTGATATGGACTGTATTACAGCGGTTCTTGAAGGCGTAGAGCCCTTAGAGCAGTTTGTCCAGCGCAAAGATGAAGATATTTTGATGCATCTGCATACCAGCGGTACTACCGGTATGCCAAAGACTGTCCGGTATACAAAAGGACAATATATGCGGGAGCTGACTACCTGTGTACATTCTCTTGGATTTGATAAAGATACTGTATTTCAGCTGATGAGCCAGTTATTCCATTCTGCAAGTATTGGACCTTATTCCATTTTTGCCTGCGGCGGAACCATTGTACTGTTCCCGAAATTCTCACCCCAGGAATATTTAAAGAGTATTGAAAAACATCATGTTACAAGATTAAGTGCTATTCCAACTGTATTGACTGCGCTGCTTAACCAGCCGGATTTTGACAGCTATGACTTAAGCAGTATCCATACAATCAGCTATTCAACCTGTCCTATGCCGCCGGAATTGATCAAGCGTGCATTAAAGCATTTTAACTGTGGTTTCCAGCAGTCCTATGGCATGACAGAAATGGGTTCTATTGTCACTATGCTAACAGAAGAAGAGCATATTAAAGATAATATGCACTATCTGAATTCTGTAGGACGTCCGATCGAGGATCATAAGGTAAAGATCCTTGGAGATGACGG includes these proteins:
- a CDS encoding enoyl-CoA hydratase, which produces MYQYVKTYTENGAGYIILNDPKKLNALSQPMAAELSEVLEQFRFDPSIRVIVLRGEGGKFCAGGDITSMKKRVDCYAAGIPAPTQTKTNMANFNHLVLYIRQIEKPVVAWIEGACAGGGMSLAMACDFAIAEENTKMSFAFSSIGLAPDMGSSVLLTRRVGPARAADLFMTGRRFTGKEAADMGIITRAVPAEELEENVKKQITALANGPTLSYAEIKGGINRIMYPDLHQCMNLEADYVDRLTHSADHAEAVNAFLEKRKPVFTGK
- a CDS encoding nitronate monooxygenase family protein → MIKTKFTEMFGIEKPIVQGGMQHLGIAEFASLVCNAGGMGTINITCYPGIDEFHEDVIKMKEFTNNKPFIVNISLVPDLTKGEEIFKYIDVCAKEGVAAIEFAGASPVEFMPACKEAGIKIIHKSPNAKVAASMARKGADVITIAGYEVAGHPSMDGIGTFVIANKAAKVCAEYGVPVLAAGGVADGKGLAAALALGAQGVVMGTRFVATAECPISDNHKEWLLEHTEKDTVIVQKSIHNAARVANNMAAKLTLEMEKRGTTLEELMTVIAGRLSKKCYKNGDIDGGIYALGPAMGLINDIKPVQQLMDDMVAEAEEVIGGLKASIY
- a CDS encoding CoA transferase; this translates as MMADEANYRPLEGVKVLELSTMVAAGSCGRMLADWGATVIKVEAESGDMFRNFPKTFLVPCTMDENPLFDNLNAGKRGIVLNLKTPEGMEAMHRLLAEADVFLTNTRVKALKKLGLDYDSLKDKYPRLIEANIFGFGEKGPKKDNPGFDTVAFWASSGFNADMMVEGPGSYPVYSSAGPGDIVTAMGLCYAITAALYKRTQTGKGDRVSSSLYGTALWCFHIMSVATEERYGYQYPKTREVSAPTGAPFRTKDNQWVMTTILKIEEQWPVLCNVLGVPELGTDPRYNTALRQRDPEVRKYLMKRFEEIYATKTADEWCKLLTEADIVNDKLAHYKDMEHSQQAWENEYIHEVTCPNGGKSILVRPAMRSDRMGIPTWKRGPMLGEHTEEVLKEIGYTDEQIKAMEEKKAAVQIDTTQFQHLDEEM
- a CDS encoding AMP-binding protein, with the protein product MMEGQFRSLIDIFKTGKEQYPDKTAIIMGEDTRTYGDIFDNAKKIAGFVLKKGIKPQDKVAVISQNHVDYIETVLGILMTGAVPVNINWRLAAPELHHLLQFNEVKLTFFRSKDETIRAEMGELTKELCQCIDMDCITAVLEGVEPLEQFVQRKDEDILMHLHTSGTTGMPKTVRYTKGQYMRELTTCVHSLGFDKDTVFQLMSQLFHSASIGPYSIFACGGTIVLFPKFSPQEYLKSIEKHHVTRLSAIPTVLTALLNQPDFDSYDLSSIHTISYSTCPMPPELIKRALKHFNCGFQQSYGMTEMGSIVTMLTEEEHIKDNMHYLNSVGRPIEDHKVKILGDDGKECAPGETGEIVVTGPGMMKDYYKMPDETKEVMIDGWYHTRDMGYLDESGYLYISGRKSDMIISGGENIFPLEVENVLRMNEEIAEVSVLGVPDEYWGESVQAAVVLRPDSKLTPEEIRTFCRGKIAGYKIPKKVYVWDELPKNTTGKVCKAEVLKKIKEEN